A region from the Cystobacter ferrugineus genome encodes:
- a CDS encoding immunity 26/phosphotriesterase HocA family protein: protein MNEKTKRKRVRRVEGAVVSIDLGDGSHGFGRVLERPLMAFYDLRSEHIPPIEEIIASPVLFKICVMDHAVTAGTWPVVGSKPLEPSMREVPLFFKQDGPGKFSLYRAGQEKPASRSEIEGLERAAVWEPIHVADRLRDHFAGRENIWVKSLKPQE from the coding sequence ATGAACGAGAAGACGAAGCGAAAGCGGGTCCGGCGAGTAGAGGGGGCCGTGGTGTCCATCGACCTGGGGGACGGATCCCATGGCTTCGGGAGGGTGCTCGAACGCCCGCTCATGGCCTTCTATGATCTGCGCAGTGAGCACATTCCGCCCATCGAGGAGATCATCGCCAGTCCGGTGCTCTTCAAGATCTGCGTCATGGACCATGCGGTCACCGCGGGAACCTGGCCCGTGGTGGGGAGCAAACCCCTGGAGCCCTCCATGCGGGAGGTTCCGCTCTTCTTCAAGCAGGACGGCCCCGGGAAGTTCTCGCTCTATCGCGCGGGTCAGGAGAAGCCCGCATCGCGGAGTGAAATCGAGGGGCTCGAGCGGGCCGCGGTGTGGGAGCCCATCCATGTGGCGGATAGGCTCAGGGACCACTTCGCGGGCCGCGAGAACATCTGGGTCAAGTCCTTGAAGCCCCAGGAGTGA
- a CDS encoding TonB-dependent receptor has product MTTSLPLRGRALLLALLALAVLPLPALAAGENYGRLSGYVYDPTGTPLSEVPLTLSGPALQQPQERSSGEDGRYEFSLVPPGEGYTIEVKVEGFTPIKLTNISVRLGQTTPVDVKLEVFTETQAVATYEITERVNPIINPDSAETGAVVTAEKAASTPVYNQVQTIAQLVAGVGPGNAPSLRGGLSRWGKFYVDGMDTTDVSDGSITATMNYYAVENFEIITGGLDAQYNSLGVVQNIVTKTGSNNWTYDATLVLQPAWSAAKTQYASNQPLSTGNLLNSTTRQAETTFYAPLVAFGGPIIKDRLWFYASGQWNFSMREIPLTIKGQQENRPRDTQTKLARLKLTWQPTSRDRVSFAVNVDNNTITNNIGSATTSPEAESRIDRGGYFLIGNYDHSFSDNVLFQLQTGATYKRVYQGPQNDDMNAISHADENDNYFTTGSSGSLSSSIAGNYSTEDKWRFQFDPTILVKAGAHQMKGGVQLGYLMGTLNVGTTGNYRYTDKGGICNPEDPSTFGYCNTRAAFYGSNDALGSNTTSGAVAQLGAFVQDRWTVNRQLTLIAGLRADVGRLYGDDGAFVTNLVGIGPRVSATYDLTNDRKTLLKAHYGRSNEVGDVFIAQRANPDIQRYTATFNPTAGAFPDCGPGTPLANNVCTRSGGANGRSFASTHTPTSVDEVSLGLHREVSQGVALGTDLTYRRYNNMWVDEEINQIWDATGTRVIGNVNGTAGEVFLIHNPDSAWRDYKGVDLWAQGKLGGWDLLASYTLGFNNGTVASYFDGYGSNPRTKYLFEGPTPDDIRHTLKGAVNYATSFGLDFGVRMRYLTGTPLWQYQSLSNPSTNLYRSPRGTGFTVNRGVANFNDPSTISELRNPDLFVIDAQARYDVGRLFNIKNKFEITAMVVNVLNNTATTGIYDLYAPTNSNYGLSRFRNGGLQAELLLRFRN; this is encoded by the coding sequence ATGACGACTTCCCTTCCGCTTCGCGGCCGGGCGCTATTGCTGGCGCTCCTGGCGCTCGCCGTCCTGCCGCTGCCCGCGCTCGCCGCGGGCGAGAACTACGGTCGGCTCTCCGGCTATGTATACGACCCCACCGGCACCCCGCTGTCCGAGGTTCCCCTCACCCTGAGCGGCCCCGCGCTCCAGCAGCCCCAGGAGCGCAGCAGCGGCGAGGACGGCCGCTACGAGTTCTCCCTGGTGCCTCCCGGCGAGGGCTACACGATCGAGGTCAAGGTCGAGGGCTTCACGCCCATCAAGCTCACGAACATCTCCGTCCGGCTGGGCCAGACGACGCCGGTGGACGTGAAGCTCGAGGTGTTCACCGAGACGCAGGCGGTGGCCACCTATGAAATCACCGAGCGCGTCAACCCCATCATCAACCCGGACTCGGCCGAGACGGGCGCGGTGGTGACGGCGGAGAAGGCCGCGTCCACCCCCGTGTACAATCAGGTGCAGACCATCGCCCAGCTCGTGGCCGGCGTGGGCCCGGGCAATGCCCCGAGCCTTCGCGGCGGTCTGTCGCGCTGGGGCAAGTTCTACGTGGACGGCATGGACACCACGGACGTGTCCGACGGATCCATCACCGCCACGATGAACTACTACGCGGTGGAGAACTTCGAGATCATCACCGGTGGCCTGGACGCGCAGTACAACTCGCTGGGCGTGGTGCAGAACATCGTCACCAAGACGGGCTCCAACAACTGGACCTACGACGCGACGCTCGTGCTGCAGCCCGCCTGGAGCGCCGCCAAGACGCAGTACGCCTCCAACCAACCGCTGAGCACCGGCAACCTGCTCAACAGCACCACCCGGCAGGCGGAGACCACGTTCTACGCGCCCCTGGTCGCCTTCGGCGGCCCCATCATCAAGGACCGGCTGTGGTTCTACGCGAGCGGTCAGTGGAACTTCTCGATGCGCGAGATCCCCCTGACCATCAAGGGTCAGCAGGAGAACCGGCCCCGCGATACCCAGACGAAGCTCGCCCGGCTCAAGCTCACCTGGCAGCCCACGAGCCGTGACCGCGTGTCCTTCGCCGTCAACGTCGACAACAACACCATCACCAACAACATCGGCAGCGCGACGACGTCGCCCGAGGCCGAGTCGCGCATCGACCGCGGCGGCTACTTCCTCATCGGCAACTACGACCACAGCTTCAGCGACAACGTCCTCTTCCAGCTGCAGACAGGCGCCACCTACAAGCGCGTGTACCAGGGTCCGCAGAACGATGACATGAACGCCATCTCGCACGCGGACGAGAACGACAACTACTTCACCACGGGCTCCTCGGGCTCTCTGTCCAGCAGCATCGCGGGCAACTACTCCACCGAGGACAAGTGGCGCTTCCAGTTCGACCCCACCATCCTGGTCAAGGCGGGCGCGCACCAGATGAAGGGCGGCGTCCAGCTCGGCTACCTGATGGGCACGCTGAACGTGGGCACCACCGGCAACTACCGCTACACGGACAAGGGCGGCATCTGCAACCCGGAGGACCCGAGCACCTTCGGTTATTGCAACACGCGCGCGGCCTTCTACGGCAGCAATGATGCGCTGGGCAGCAACACCACCAGCGGCGCCGTGGCCCAGTTGGGCGCCTTCGTGCAGGATCGCTGGACCGTCAACCGCCAGCTCACGCTGATCGCCGGTCTGCGCGCCGACGTGGGCCGCCTCTACGGCGACGATGGCGCCTTCGTCACCAACCTGGTGGGCATCGGCCCGCGCGTGTCGGCGACGTATGACCTCACCAATGACCGCAAGACCCTGCTCAAGGCGCACTACGGCCGCTCCAACGAGGTCGGCGACGTCTTCATCGCGCAGCGCGCCAATCCGGACATCCAGCGCTACACCGCCACCTTCAACCCAACGGCTGGCGCCTTCCCGGACTGTGGTCCCGGCACGCCCCTGGCCAACAACGTCTGTACCCGGAGCGGTGGTGCCAACGGCCGCTCCTTCGCCAGCACGCACACGCCGACGAGCGTGGACGAGGTGAGCCTGGGTCTGCACCGCGAGGTGAGTCAGGGCGTCGCGCTCGGCACGGACCTCACCTACCGCCGCTACAACAACATGTGGGTGGACGAGGAGATCAACCAGATCTGGGACGCCACCGGCACGCGCGTCATCGGCAACGTGAACGGCACGGCCGGGGAGGTGTTCCTCATCCACAACCCGGACAGCGCGTGGCGCGACTACAAGGGCGTCGACCTGTGGGCGCAGGGAAAGCTGGGCGGGTGGGACCTGCTGGCCAGCTACACCCTGGGCTTCAACAACGGCACCGTGGCCAGCTACTTCGACGGCTACGGCAGCAACCCGCGCACCAAGTACCTCTTCGAGGGCCCGACGCCGGACGACATCCGCCACACGCTCAAGGGCGCCGTCAACTACGCGACCAGCTTCGGCCTCGATTTCGGCGTGCGCATGCGCTACCTGACCGGCACGCCGCTGTGGCAGTACCAGTCGCTCAGCAACCCCTCCACCAACCTGTACCGCTCTCCGCGCGGCACGGGCTTCACGGTCAACCGGGGCGTGGCGAACTTCAACGACCCCTCGACCATCTCCGAGCTGCGCAATCCCGACCTGTTCGTCATCGACGCCCAGGCGCGCTACGACGTGGGCCGCTTGTTCAACATCAAGAACAAGTTCGAGATCACCGCCATGGTGGTGAACGTGCTCAACAACACCGCCACCACCGGCATCTACGACCTGTACGCGCCCACCAACTCCAACTACGGCCTGTCCCGCTTCCGCAACGGCGGCCTGCAGGCGGAGCTGCTGCTGCGCTTCCGCAACTAG
- a CDS encoding PaxA — protein MIAALVLMATPKAKPEEKKEVELTLLRQLPPPPPPPPPAGGPRPVVQQQRKPTPRKETVLRKPEKIEPIKEEPKKPEPEPEPEPEPEPEPTPAAENPAGVAGGVEGGVAGGVVGGVVGGTVGGQLGGTLGGTGEVVKPKNVPPFVIQRDVIRQTPPRLSEVFKQSHRGQGTLTGLYRICVSTDGQVYEVTAVKSVPGADSDIISGIRDGWQYKPQKVPVCFLYNIPITIQ, from the coding sequence GTGATCGCCGCGCTGGTGTTGATGGCCACGCCGAAGGCAAAACCGGAGGAGAAGAAGGAGGTGGAGCTGACGTTGTTGCGCCAGTTGCCGCCGCCGCCGCCTCCTCCGCCTCCGGCGGGCGGTCCGCGCCCCGTGGTGCAGCAGCAGCGCAAGCCCACGCCCCGCAAGGAGACGGTGCTGCGCAAGCCGGAGAAGATCGAGCCGATCAAGGAAGAGCCGAAGAAGCCCGAGCCCGAGCCAGAACCCGAGCCCGAGCCGGAACCCGAGCCCACCCCCGCGGCGGAGAATCCGGCGGGGGTCGCGGGAGGGGTGGAGGGGGGAGTGGCCGGGGGCGTCGTGGGGGGCGTGGTCGGTGGGACGGTGGGCGGGCAGCTCGGTGGCACCCTGGGCGGCACGGGCGAGGTGGTGAAGCCCAAGAACGTGCCCCCGTTCGTTATCCAACGCGACGTGATCCGCCAGACGCCGCCGCGGCTGTCCGAGGTCTTCAAGCAGTCGCACCGCGGCCAGGGCACGCTCACGGGCCTCTACCGCATCTGCGTGTCCACGGACGGCCAAGTCTACGAGGTCACCGCGGTGAAGTCCGTGCCCGGCGCGGACTCGGACATCATCTCCGGCATCCGCGACGGCTGGCAGTACAAGCCCCAGAAGGTGCCGGTGTGCTTCCTCTACAACATCCCCATCACCATCCAGTGA
- a CDS encoding J domain-containing protein — MSQDAPPDQTPPPNPFEVLGLQGTEDLPAIRKAFLRIAAQSHPDRLRTRPPEEKAQALEVFLAAKKAFETLSQPDKRREWSEKMAPAKLRPSIPVRPGSAPTPAFGVPVYVPSPRPPPDTAAQQLYKLGMLALEAQDYGKALGMFSRAARLLPTPRYQAMELVCRGHQYLSTRFFDRARESFEQALQLHPECREARASLELVDKQSGRYLKGR; from the coding sequence ATGTCCCAGGACGCTCCGCCGGATCAGACTCCCCCGCCCAACCCCTTCGAGGTGCTCGGGCTCCAGGGCACCGAGGACCTGCCCGCCATCCGCAAGGCCTTCCTGCGCATCGCCGCCCAGTCGCACCCGGACCGGCTGCGCACCCGGCCCCCGGAGGAGAAGGCCCAGGCGCTGGAGGTGTTCCTCGCGGCCAAGAAGGCCTTCGAGACGCTGAGCCAGCCGGACAAGCGCCGCGAGTGGAGCGAGAAGATGGCCCCGGCCAAGCTCCGGCCGTCGATTCCCGTGCGCCCCGGCTCCGCCCCCACGCCGGCCTTCGGTGTCCCCGTCTACGTGCCCTCCCCGCGTCCCCCTCCGGACACCGCGGCGCAGCAGCTCTACAAGCTGGGGATGCTCGCCCTGGAGGCGCAGGACTACGGCAAGGCGCTCGGCATGTTCTCCCGGGCGGCCCGGCTGCTGCCCACGCCGCGCTACCAGGCCATGGAGCTGGTGTGCCGCGGCCACCAGTACCTGAGCACCCGCTTCTTCGATCGCGCCCGCGAGAGCTTCGAGCAGGCCCTGCAACTTCACCCCGAGTGCCGCGAGGCCCGGGCGAGCCTCGAGCTCGTCGACAAGCAGTCCGGCCGCTACCTCAAGGGACGCTAG
- a CDS encoding Hsp70 family protein: MGIVLGIDLGTTNSCMARVDPATGQARVLLNREGERTTPSVVAFDASGRVTVGSAARRQAVLHPRDTIFGAKRLVGRRFSDPAVQAMRKLLPYEVAADAAGNAAVRVHGQLKSPSEVLSHVLRYLKESAENNLGQPVDGAVITVPAYFDEAQRQETKLAGERAGLTVHRLLNEPTAAMLACRVDESRAENIAVFDLGGGTFDISLLHVEGEVVQVLATCGDNQLGGDNIDELLVDALRRICLKQTGQDVGTSPEALWRLKEAAESTKRVLSEREQTALDLPYLTTCNGEPLHLSLPSFSRTMLENLSHRELERLRGPCEQAMRDAGLALADIHRVVLVGGMTRMPAVRARAERYLGRPGERSVNPDEAVALGAALEADIVAGDSPQAPQVLLLDVLSRSLGIRTEGGRFSVLIPRNTTIPTRETKVFTTTFDQQTHVDLEVYQGESPTVDGNRYLGELRLTELTPAAAGAVRVAVDFTIDADGILQVTAREPTTGRKAQATLRPPTAASP, from the coding sequence ATGGGAATCGTTCTCGGAATCGATCTGGGCACGACCAATAGCTGCATGGCCCGGGTGGACCCCGCCACGGGACAGGCCCGCGTCCTGCTCAACCGCGAGGGCGAGCGCACCACGCCCTCCGTCGTCGCCTTCGACGCCTCGGGCCGGGTGACGGTGGGCAGCGCCGCGCGCCGCCAGGCCGTGCTCCACCCGCGCGACACCATCTTCGGCGCCAAGCGCCTCGTGGGCCGGCGCTTCTCGGACCCCGCCGTGCAGGCCATGCGCAAGCTCTTGCCCTACGAGGTGGCCGCCGACGCCGCCGGCAACGCCGCGGTGCGCGTGCACGGCCAGCTCAAGAGCCCCTCCGAGGTGCTCTCCCACGTGCTGCGCTACCTCAAGGAGAGCGCGGAGAACAACCTCGGCCAGCCCGTGGACGGCGCCGTCATCACCGTGCCCGCCTACTTCGACGAGGCCCAGCGCCAGGAGACGAAGCTCGCGGGCGAGCGCGCCGGGCTCACCGTGCACCGGCTGCTCAACGAGCCCACCGCCGCCATGCTCGCCTGCCGCGTGGACGAGTCGCGCGCGGAGAACATCGCCGTGTTCGACCTGGGTGGGGGCACCTTCGACATCTCCCTCCTGCACGTGGAGGGCGAGGTGGTGCAGGTGCTCGCCACCTGCGGGGACAACCAGCTCGGCGGCGACAACATCGACGAGCTGCTCGTGGACGCGCTGCGCCGCATCTGCCTCAAGCAGACGGGCCAGGACGTGGGCACCAGCCCCGAGGCGCTCTGGCGCCTCAAGGAGGCCGCCGAGTCCACCAAGCGCGTCCTCTCCGAGCGCGAGCAGACGGCGTTGGACCTGCCCTACCTCACCACCTGCAACGGCGAGCCCCTGCACCTGTCGCTGCCCTCCTTCTCGCGCACGATGCTGGAGAACCTGTCCCATCGCGAGCTGGAGCGGCTGCGCGGCCCATGCGAGCAGGCCATGCGCGACGCGGGCCTGGCGCTCGCGGACATCCACCGCGTGGTGCTCGTGGGCGGCATGACGCGCATGCCCGCGGTGCGCGCGCGCGCCGAGCGCTACCTGGGCCGCCCCGGCGAGCGCTCCGTCAACCCCGACGAGGCCGTGGCGCTCGGCGCCGCGCTCGAGGCGGACATCGTCGCCGGGGACTCCCCCCAGGCCCCCCAGGTGCTGCTCCTGGACGTGCTCTCGCGCAGCCTGGGCATCCGCACCGAGGGCGGCCGCTTCAGCGTCCTCATCCCCCGCAACACCACCATCCCCACGCGCGAGACGAAGGTGTTCACCACCACCTTCGATCAACAGACGCACGTGGACCTGGAGGTGTACCAGGGCGAGTCCCCCACGGTGGACGGCAACCGCTACCTGGGCGAGCTGCGGCTCACGGAGCTGACGCCCGCGGCGGCCGGAGCGGTGCGCGTGGCGGTGGACTTCACCATCGACGCGGACGGTATCCTCCAGGTGACGGCGCGAGAGCCCACCACCGGCCGCAAGGCCCAGGCCACGCTGCGCCCCCCCACCGCCGCCTCCCCCTGA
- a CDS encoding serine/threonine protein kinase, whose product MSNPSGHPTLPTRFGRYVLLSHLGRGGMADIYRGVALGAGGFAKPVVVKRVLPEAILQESAVKMFIEEARLSALLQHMNIAQIFDFGEQRGEYFIAMEFIHGRDLHDMMRRMAARGQGIPVHIACYIAMEVLKGLDYAHRARSAAGEPLHLVHRDVNPTNIIISFEGEVKLLDFGVALVGNSGSTNNVRGKPGYIPPEQLARKKADGRGDVFALGITLYEMLARRHAFKQGTVMDVLKQTVALRARPLRLQDAAPFLPEALCNVVNRSVLANPDERYQTAADVLDALDEFLLSAGLRVSQRDLAALMATCYEPEVRAPPVQPPIPPGLLVQEAPPAASAPTYTVREPGGGLYLMKLGEEDVQLLFASGKLSPDVQVSQSGGPFLSPSAFPRLSAAANAAHERLAARRASAPRPRYAGNLTLASPLRVMARLLLARVTGRLHFEDNRVHKELFLKAGQIIAVRSSLAADRFGPFLLSKGKLSTEQWQRAVEGTRPFSGRLLEALLASRALSPAELAEWTREHRRSVALGLLTWARGRYAFFEHETPINDGSEERLGGLALLNEGLRMHYPLERLVREQEPLRHKPLYRNLDAPVAANDLSLSASELRAASLLNKPGNTLSSALAELKRPEDEVALRRVALLFTEVGLLASA is encoded by the coding sequence ATGAGCAACCCGTCTGGCCACCCCACCCTGCCGACGCGCTTCGGCCGCTATGTCCTGCTCAGCCACCTGGGGCGCGGGGGCATGGCGGACATCTACCGCGGCGTGGCGCTCGGAGCCGGTGGCTTCGCCAAGCCCGTGGTCGTCAAGCGCGTGCTCCCCGAGGCCATCCTCCAGGAGTCCGCGGTGAAGATGTTCATCGAGGAGGCGCGGCTGTCGGCGCTCCTGCAACACATGAACATCGCGCAGATCTTCGACTTCGGAGAGCAGCGCGGCGAGTACTTCATCGCCATGGAGTTCATCCATGGCCGCGACCTGCACGACATGATGCGGCGCATGGCGGCGCGCGGCCAGGGCATCCCCGTGCACATCGCCTGCTACATCGCCATGGAGGTGCTCAAGGGCCTGGACTACGCGCACCGCGCGCGCTCGGCCGCCGGCGAGCCCCTGCACCTGGTGCACCGCGACGTCAACCCCACCAACATCATCATCTCCTTCGAGGGAGAGGTGAAGCTGCTCGACTTCGGCGTCGCCCTGGTGGGCAACTCGGGCAGCACCAACAACGTGCGCGGCAAGCCGGGCTACATCCCGCCCGAGCAGCTCGCGCGCAAGAAGGCCGACGGGCGCGGGGACGTCTTCGCGCTGGGCATCACCCTCTACGAGATGCTCGCGCGGCGCCATGCCTTCAAGCAGGGCACGGTGATGGACGTGCTCAAGCAGACGGTGGCGCTGCGCGCCCGGCCCCTGCGCCTGCAGGACGCGGCCCCCTTCCTGCCCGAGGCGCTGTGCAACGTGGTCAACCGCAGCGTGCTCGCCAACCCGGACGAGCGCTACCAGACGGCCGCCGACGTGCTCGACGCGCTGGATGAGTTCCTCCTGTCCGCGGGCCTGCGCGTGTCCCAGCGCGACCTCGCCGCGCTCATGGCCACCTGCTACGAGCCCGAGGTGCGCGCCCCTCCCGTGCAGCCGCCCATCCCCCCGGGCCTGCTCGTCCAGGAAGCCCCACCGGCGGCCAGCGCTCCCACGTACACCGTGCGCGAGCCGGGCGGCGGGCTCTACCTCATGAAGCTGGGCGAGGAGGACGTGCAGCTTCTCTTCGCCTCCGGCAAGCTCTCGCCCGACGTGCAGGTGTCCCAGTCCGGAGGGCCCTTCCTGTCCCCCTCCGCCTTCCCGCGCCTGAGCGCCGCGGCCAACGCCGCCCACGAGCGCCTCGCCGCCCGGCGCGCCAGCGCTCCCCGCCCCCGCTACGCCGGCAACCTCACCCTCGCCTCCCCCTTGCGCGTCATGGCCCGGCTGTTGCTCGCGCGCGTCACCGGCCGGCTGCACTTCGAGGACAACCGCGTCCACAAGGAGCTGTTCCTCAAGGCGGGGCAGATCATCGCCGTGCGCTCGAGCCTCGCCGCGGACCGCTTCGGCCCCTTCCTGCTGAGCAAGGGCAAGCTGTCCACCGAGCAATGGCAGCGCGCGGTGGAGGGCACGCGCCCCTTCTCCGGCCGGCTGCTGGAGGCACTGCTGGCCTCGCGCGCCCTGTCCCCCGCGGAGCTCGCCGAGTGGACGCGCGAGCACCGCCGCTCCGTGGCGCTCGGCCTGCTCACCTGGGCGCGCGGCCGCTATGCCTTCTTCGAGCACGAGACGCCCATCAACGACGGCTCCGAGGAACGGCTGGGCGGCCTCGCGCTGCTCAACGAGGGCCTGCGCATGCACTACCCGCTGGAGCGCCTGGTGCGCGAGCAGGAGCCGCTGCGCCACAAGCCGCTCTACCGCAACCTGGACGCCCCCGTGGCGGCCAACGACTTGAGCCTCTCGGCCTCCGAGCTGCGCGCCGCCTCGCTGCTGAACAAGCCGGGCAATACCCTCTCCAGCGCGCTTGCGGAACTCAAGCGTCCGGAGGATGAAGTGGCCCTGCGCCGGGTGGCGTTGCTCTTCACCGAGGTCGGGCTGCTGGCATCGGCCTGA